In Vicia villosa cultivar HV-30 ecotype Madison, WI unplaced genomic scaffold, Vvil1.0 ctg.001178F_1_1, whole genome shotgun sequence, a single genomic region encodes these proteins:
- the LOC131633822 gene encoding uncharacterized protein LOC131633822, whose amino-acid sequence METKPDGWVGELKNELNERLNVVVVPEMSGFHEHCIYKVPPRIRQTNPTAYTPQVISIGPFHSPLGSSSDNILHQMEPLKLNYFKGFLKRTELSVDDLIFKFQELESRIRSCYAEVFSFNSKDFVKIIIIDACFIIELFLRNKQFTKWEENDPIMLNFGLRYDIVRDLTLLENQIPFFVLEEIIQLTSLGSGFSFLSVAMDYFVPFNRNLLSIEPETVQCPKHFTDLLRTSLLPPTSRFDEIDDELMTGADEHVYSVSQLSEAGLIFEVSESNYLLDLNFDGKSVLKMPCLRAHHTTESYLKNILAFEECHISDLEERYISQYFSMLDFLIKTEKDVSILVDKKIIVNWMRDANAVATMVNNLYKNISMPMRNTPANTKYMSVCPRLNDFYKKSINKYKVSFLKEYFDTPWKAASSVAALLLLLLTLIQTVCSIRIDMIGLNYNVNFMKMEAKPNGCVGELNEMLNVVVVPEMSGTLEQCIYKVPPRIRQTNPQAYTPKIISIGPFHSPHGSTSDNILHQMEQLKLKYLKGFLTRTELSVDDLVFKFQKLENRIRSCYAGIFNFNSNDFLKIIIIDACFIIEHFLRVFRHKDWIENDPILLKPWLCNDIACDLILLENQIPFFVLENIYKLAKINLECPSFLPLATHYFVPLNRQNINPAACPTPKHFTDLLRTFLLPTQPSSFHSVEAEKVKEIGHVCSVSQLSEAGLVFEASESKCLLDLNFDDKGVFKMPCFHVDDGTESYLRNILAFEECHISQLRSCYISHYMCMLDFLINSEKDVSILVDKKIIVNRMGDDNEVATMVNHLCKNILLPEDQLNSKYKSVCHRLNGFSENPLNKYKAIFVHEYFNTPWKIASTLTAVLLVLFTFIQTVCSIYSLF is encoded by the exons ATGGAGACAAAACCAGATGGTTGGGTGGGTGAACTGAAGAATGAACTGAATGAAAGGCTTAATGTAGTGGTTGTTCCAGAAATGTCTGGATTCCAtgaacattgcatctacaaagtACCACCAAGAATTCGCCAAACTAATCCAACAGCTTATACACCTCAAGTCATTTCCATTGGTCCTTTTCACAGTCCACTTGGTTCAAGTAGTGACAACATTTTGCACCAAATGGAACCACTCAAACTCAACTATTTCAAAGGATTTCTAAAGAGAACAGAGTTATCTGTGGatgatttaattttcaaatttcaagagTTGGAAAGTAGAATCAGAAGTTGTTATGCAGAGGTTTTTAGCTTTAATAGCAAAGATTTCGTAAAAATCATTATCATTGATGCATGCTTCATAATTGAACTTTTTCTTAGGAATAAGCAATTCACAAAATGGGAGGAAAATGACCCTATAATGCTAAATTTTGGGTTACGATATGACATTGTACGTGACTTAACACTCCTTGAAAATCAGATACCTTTTTTTGTTCTTGAAGAAATAATCCAATTAACTAGTTTAGGAAGTGGATTTTCATTTCTTTCAGTTGCTATGGATTATTTCGTACCTTTCAACAGAAACCTGCTATCCATAGAGCCAGAAACAGTACAGTGTCCAAAACACTTCACAGATCTGTTAAGAACAAGTTTGCTGCCGCCAACCTCAAGATTTGATGAAATTGACGACGAACTAATGACAGGTGCAGATGAACATGTATACAGTGTGAGTCAATTATCAGAAGCAGGATTAATATTTGAAGTAAGTGAAAGTAATTACTTACTTGACTTGAATTTTGATGGGAAGAGTGTGTTGAAAATGCCATGTTTACGTGCCCATCATACAACAGAGTCATACCTGAAAAATATATTAGCATTTGAAGAATGTCACATTTCAGATCTAGAAGAACGATACATTTCTCAGTACTTTAGCATGTTAGATTTTCTTATTAAGACAGAAAAAGATGTGAGCATCTTggttgataaaaaaattattgtgaATTGGATGCGTGATGCTAATGCAGTGGCTACAATGGTTAACAATctttacaaaaatatttcaatGCCTATGCGCAACACTCCTGCCAATACAAAATATATGTCTGTATGTCCTAGGTTAAATGATTTCTATAAAAAGTCGATCAATAAGTATAAAGTTTCATTTTTAAAGGAGTACTTCGACACTCCTTGGAAAGCAGCATCTAGTGTAGCTGCTTTATTGCTGCTTTTGTTAACTCTCATCCAGACTGTATGTTCAATCC GTATTGATATGATAGGTTTAAACTATAAT GTTAATTTTATGAAAATGGAAGCAAAACCAAATGGTTGTGTGGGTGAACTGAATGAAATGCTTAATGTAGTGGTTGTACCAGAAATGTCTGGAACCCTTGAACAATGCATATACAAAGTACCACCAAGAATTCGCCAAACTAATCCACAAGCTTATACACCTAAAATTATTTCCATTGGTCCTTTTCACAGTCCACATGGTTCAACTAGTGACAACATTTTGCACCAAATGGAACAACTCAAACTCAAATATCTCAAAGGATTTTTAACGAGAACAGAGCTATCTGTGGATGATTtagttttcaaatttcaaaagttggaaaatAGAATCAGAAGTTGTTATGCTGGGATTTTTAACTTTAACAGCAATGATTTCTTAAAAATCATTATCATTGATGCATGCTTCATAATTGAACATTTTCTAAGGGTTTTTAGACACAAAGATTGGATTGAAAATGACCCTATATTACTAAAACCTTGGTTATGTAATGACATTGCATGTGACTTAATACTCCTTGAAAATCAGATACCATTTTTTGTTCTtgaaaatatatacaaattagCCAAAATAAACCTTGAATGCCCTTCATTTCTTCCACTTGCTACTCACTATTTTGTACCACTCAACCGACAAAACATAAATCCAGCAGCGTGTCCAACTCCAAAACACTTCACAGATCTTCTAAGAACATTTTTGCTGCCGACACAGCCGTCATCATTTCATTCCGTAGAAGCAGAAAAGGTAAAAGAAATTGGACATGTATGCAGTGTGAGTCAATTATCAGAAGCAGGATTAGTCTTTGAAGCAAGTGAAAGTAAATGCTTACTTGACTTGAATTTTGATGACAAGGGTGTATTTAAAATGCCATGTTTTCATGTCGATGATGGAACAGAGTCATACCTGAGGAATATATTAGCATTTGAAGAATGTCACATTTCACAGCTAAGGTCATGTTATATTTCTCACTACATGTGTATGTTAGATTTTCTTATTAACTCAGAAAAAGATGTGAGCATCTTGGTTGATAAGAAAATTATTGTGAATCGGATGGGTGATGATAATGAAGTGGCTACAATGGTTAATCATCTTTGCAAAAATATATTACTACCTGAGGATCAACTGAATTCAAAATATAAGTCTGTATGTCATAGGTTAAATGGTTTCTCCGAAAACCCTCTCAATAAGTATAAGGCTATATTTGTGCACGAGTACTTCAACACTCCTTGGAAAATAGCATCTACTCTAACTGCTGTGTTGCTGGTTTTGTTTACTTTTATCCAGACTGTATGTTCAATCTACTCACTTTTTTAA